The following nucleotide sequence is from Bacillota bacterium.
ATTGCTTCTCAAGAAAATTCTCATAACTATATCCCTCGAGATTATTTTCAAACCTTAATAGATAGTCCTTTTCTTCTTCGGCCTTTAGTTCATCATCGATAAAAACAAACAGGTTTTTTCCTTCATGCTTCCTGCCGTAATACCATATCGGACGATTCCGAAACATGAAGTATCCATCAAAATCTCTTTTGCTTCCTGTTTTAACAGGTGATAAATCAACCAGTGTACTGTTTCTTTTAAGAGGCACAACATATCTTAACTCTTCATCATCAAGAAGAGAAAAATTAGTGTCAGAACCAAAACCCTTGTCCGCAACTACAACAACATCTTCAATACCAGATTCCACGATTGCTGTTTTGAATGAGCTTATATCTCTTATGTTGCCTGGTATGATCCTATAATATACCGGTGTTTCAGGGTCAAGGGAAAATGCATATAATATATTTATTTGTGGCTCGATTATTCTTTGATTATTATAACCTTTCCGATTAATATCCATCTGCTTTGAGTGAGATATAATATTGGTTGCGTCAAAGATAATATGTATCAGGAAATATTTTTTTTAGTTCAATCTGTATATCTTCAGATGAATTTAACAAGAAAAAACAAGCTCCATATTCCTTTACGGCTATTTTTTCATTCAGATCTTTATTCATTGAAGCATTCACAGAAATCATCTTTCTTTTAGGCGGGATCAGTCCTTCTTTTGTTATCACTCCCAAATATTCCTCAGTTTTCTTTTGAGATCGTTTTTTTGTTTTATTATATTGAGAACTGACTTTATACAGATAGTATCTACCATTTATTTTGGTGATCTGTGTACCCGGTATTTTATGTTTTAAGACCCAATCAGGATGCGACATAATTTCACCTCAATATATTACTTATTAAGTAATATAATTAGGCTCTTACTCAAATACGAATATATGGATTGATCAGCTTTATAGGGATAACCATATATGCATTGAGCAATTCCAAGCCTTCTCTGCCTGCGCTACGTCTATGTTTCATTTTGATTCTGCTGTTAATGCCTTCGACAGGACCATTACTGATATCCGGGTAAAGCAAACTGTTTTTCACGGCATTATAGTCGTCTTGAAGGCCACTTGCATATTGTGCGAAAGAATATATTTCGGAATTAATATACTTTGAAATGAATGCATCCAATGCTTCAATACTGCGGGTATCAAACACATTGCAT
It contains:
- a CDS encoding transposase → MIHIIFDATNIISHSKQMDINRKGYNNQRIIEPQINILYAFSLDPETPVYYRIIPGNIRDISSFKTAIVESGIEDVVVVADKGFGSDTNFSLLDDEELRYVVPLKRNSTLVDLSPVKTGSKRDFDGYFMFRNRPIWYYGRKHEGKNLFVFIDDELKAEEEKDYLLRFENNLEGYSYENFLEKQYTFGTIIIKTNLSKSAKEIYEIYKSRAAIEQSFDVLKNLLQQDSTYMQNEQALEAWAFINHISMMMVYKIYTMLKQQELLSRYSAEDILIYLKYINKLKIDGEWVTSEINAKTKILLKKLNIHIT
- a CDS encoding transposase, translated to MKDLCNVFDTRSIEALDAFISKYINSEIYSFAQYASGLQDDYNAVKNSLLYPDISNGPVEGINSRIKMKHRRSAGREGLELLNAYMVIPIKLINPYIRI